Sequence from the Leisingera sp. S132 genome:
CAGACCGGGCCACCGCCATGTAACTGACGTTCAGCGACAGGGTGGCAAAGGGAGTGATGCCCTGCGGATCACAGGACAGGCTGGCGGTGATCCCGCTGGCCGTGTCCAGCAGCGTCGCCGCAACCCCGCCATGCAAGCCGCCCTGGCGGTTCAGGTGCAGGCTGGTGATCTCCAGCACGCAATGCGCCTCAACCGCCTCCGGGTCGAGTTCGATGCCGTATCCCATCGCCTCAAACAGCGGGATCAGGGGCCTGCCGGGACGGACCAGCGGCATAGCTCACCCTGCCTTCAGCGCGATGAAGCGCTCCAGATGGTAGTCCGTGTCGCCGAACAGATGGTCGATCATCGTCAGCCGGCGGGCAAAATGGGACAGCGCGTATTCATCGGTCATGCCGATGCCGCCATGCATCTGGATGCATTCCTCGGCCACCAGCGCCCCGGCCCGTCCAATCAGGTTCTTGGCAGCGCTGGCATGGATTTCGCGCAACCCACGCGGCTGATCCAGATTGCCCGCCAGGTTGATCACGGCGGAACGCGCCTGCTCCACCTCGATCAGCATATCCGCCATCCGGTGCTGCAGCGCCTGAAACTTGCCGATCGGCAGACCGAACTGCTTGCGCTCCTTCAGATAGCTGATGGTCAGATCCTTGGCGGCCTCCATCGCCCCCAGCGCCTCGGCGCAAAGGGCTGCCAGGCCGCGGGCAACGGTGGCTTCCAGCGCCTCCAGC
This genomic interval carries:
- a CDS encoding PaaI family thioesterase, translated to MPLVRPGRPLIPLFEAMGYGIELDPEAVEAHCVLEITSLHLNRQGGLHGGVAATLLDTASGITASLSCDPQGITPFATLSLNVSYMAVARSGRVRASGQITGGGSATKFVSCGLRDGTGRLIAASTGVFKRVRGTAAEDAA